A portion of the Tenacibaculum todarodis genome contains these proteins:
- the hemA gene encoding glutamyl-tRNA reductase: MTFHHKNTNLYNIGVSYKKADAQIRGKFSLSKENQIALLEEAKQSGVDGILVLSTCNRTEITGFAEHPFQLINLLCKYSNGNVDEFAKVSNVSKNKDAVRHLFRMGTGLDSQILGDYEIVGQLRQAFKQAKKLGTTNAYLERLLNNIMQASKRVKNETKLSSGTTSVSYAAVQYIIENVADFNLKNILVFGLGKMGKHTCKNLAEYTQNKTVTLINRTEEKAAEFVKEHPSIKKASYANLHEEVANTDVLIVSTGADKPTITTAHVSEGKEILILDLSMPENVSKEVANLNSVSLVNVDELSKITDKTLAIRQAEIPSAEKIIDEHKEEFTAWLNHRRFTPAINTLKQSLETIQKDEINFQKKKIKNFNEDQAEILTSRMIQKITTQFVKHLKDEQTSVTDSIEVIQKIFGNN, from the coding sequence ATGACTTTCCATCACAAGAATACGAATCTATACAATATTGGTGTCAGCTATAAAAAAGCCGATGCGCAAATAAGAGGTAAATTTTCTTTGTCTAAAGAGAATCAAATTGCCTTATTAGAAGAAGCTAAACAGAGCGGTGTAGATGGTATTTTAGTTTTATCAACTTGTAATAGAACAGAAATTACTGGTTTTGCAGAACATCCTTTTCAATTGATAAATTTATTGTGTAAATACTCTAACGGAAATGTAGATGAATTTGCAAAAGTTTCTAATGTTTCTAAAAATAAAGACGCTGTAAGGCATTTATTTAGAATGGGAACAGGTTTAGATAGCCAGATTTTAGGAGATTATGAAATTGTTGGGCAATTACGCCAAGCCTTTAAACAAGCAAAAAAATTAGGAACAACCAATGCGTATTTAGAACGTTTGCTAAATAATATTATGCAAGCAAGTAAGCGTGTTAAGAACGAAACTAAGTTGAGTTCTGGAACAACATCGGTTTCATATGCAGCGGTTCAATACATAATTGAAAATGTTGCCGATTTTAATTTGAAAAACATTTTAGTTTTTGGATTAGGAAAAATGGGGAAACATACTTGTAAAAATCTTGCCGAGTACACGCAAAATAAAACTGTAACGTTAATTAATAGAACTGAAGAAAAAGCAGCAGAATTTGTAAAAGAACATCCTTCAATTAAAAAAGCATCGTATGCTAATTTACACGAAGAAGTAGCAAATACAGACGTTTTAATAGTTTCTACAGGTGCCGATAAACCAACAATTACTACAGCGCATGTTTCAGAAGGCAAAGAAATTTTAATTTTAGATTTGTCGATGCCAGAAAACGTGTCAAAAGAAGTAGCTAATTTAAACAGCGTTTCTTTGGTAAATGTTGATGAATTATCTAAAATTACTGATAAAACGTTGGCAATTCGTCAAGCAGAAATTCCTTCCGCAGAAAAAATTATTGACGAGCATAAAGAAGAATTTACAGCTTGGTTAAATCATCGCCGATTTACACCCGCAATAAATACATTAAAGCAATCGCTTGAAACAATTCAGAAAGATGAAATTAATTTTCAAAAAAAGAAGATTAAGAATTTTAATGAAGATCAGGCAGAAATTTTAACATCGCGTATGATTCAAAAAATCACAACGCAATTTGTTAAACACTTAAAAGATGAACAAACTTCTGTTACAGATAGTATAGAAGTTATTCAGAAAATCTTTGGAAACAACTAA
- a CDS encoding helix-turn-helix domain-containing protein, giving the protein MPKNVAQSPFEEINLENDFLVLHTQNETSKTRHLERDIDSTFIQLHFCIRGNLKFHFNNGNYTFDVLDKHSILLYNPQQKLPINLEILPKSTMVSLLISIKKFHSLFSKEASYIPFLSEENSNRKYYDDSVIKPTVLIVLQQIINANINSSIKDLYIKGKIYELLSLHFQKDENVEGEYCPFLVDERDVLKIRKAKEIIISRMAEPPSLQELANEIGLNLKKLKEGFKQIYGDTVFSFLFDYKMEHSKKLLESNQYNVNEVGLQVGYSTSSHFIAAFKKKFGTTPKQYVLSLQNS; this is encoded by the coding sequence ATGCCAAAAAATGTCGCTCAGAGTCCTTTTGAAGAAATTAATCTCGAAAACGATTTTTTAGTCTTACACACTCAAAATGAGACTTCTAAAACTCGTCATTTAGAGAGAGATATTGATAGCACATTTATTCAATTACATTTTTGCATACGCGGAAACTTAAAATTTCATTTTAATAATGGTAATTATACCTTTGATGTTTTAGACAAACATTCAATTTTACTATACAATCCGCAACAAAAATTACCGATAAATTTAGAGATTTTACCAAAATCTACAATGGTTTCTTTATTAATATCGATAAAGAAATTCCATTCTTTATTCTCAAAGGAAGCAAGCTATATTCCTTTTTTGTCTGAAGAAAATAGCAATAGAAAATATTATGATGACAGTGTTATAAAACCAACCGTTTTAATAGTTTTGCAGCAAATTATTAATGCCAACATCAACAGTTCGATAAAAGATTTATACATAAAGGGAAAAATTTACGAATTGCTAAGTTTACATTTTCAGAAAGATGAAAACGTGGAAGGTGAATATTGTCCGTTTTTGGTTGATGAACGCGATGTTTTAAAAATAAGAAAAGCGAAAGAAATTATTATTTCAAGAATGGCAGAACCGCCAAGTTTACAAGAATTAGCAAACGAAATTGGTTTAAATTTAAAGAAGCTGAAAGAAGGTTTTAAGCAAATTTATGGAGATACGGTTTTCAGTTTTTTATTTGATTACAAAATGGAGCATTCAAAAAAACTTTTAGAAAGCAATCAATACAACGTAAATGAAGTTGGTTTACAAGTTGGTTACAGCACTTCGAGTCATTTTATTGCAGCGTTTAAAAAGAAATTTGGCACAACACCTAAACAGTATGTTTTATCATTACAAAATAGTTAG
- a CDS encoding TrmH family RNA methyltransferase: protein MEQLTHYDIENTQQQFPITIVCDAIRTPENIGMCFRISESFGVQKIYLHQDSPSIENRKVANTARNTVAQIEHEIYTDFEATINKLKDQGNTIIGIEITDKSINIQDFDFASKEKIVLLLGSERNGIENINLVDATVAIPMFGRNSSMNVIHSLAIALYETTNQLRSPS from the coding sequence ATGGAACAATTAACACATTACGACATAGAAAACACGCAACAACAATTCCCTATTACAATTGTTTGCGACGCAATTAGAACGCCAGAAAACATAGGTATGTGTTTTAGAATATCGGAAAGTTTTGGTGTGCAAAAAATTTATTTACATCAAGATTCTCCTTCAATCGAAAACAGAAAAGTTGCAAACACAGCAAGAAATACGGTAGCTCAGATTGAACATGAAATTTACACAGATTTTGAAGCTACCATCAACAAATTAAAAGACCAAGGAAACACAATTATTGGTATAGAAATTACTGATAAAAGCATAAATATTCAAGATTTTGATTTTGCTTCAAAAGAAAAAATCGTATTACTTTTGGGTAGCGAACGAAACGGAATAGAAAATATAAATTTAGTAGATGCAACGGTTGCGATACCAATGTTTGGGAGAAATTCGAGCATGAACGTAATACATAGTTTAGCGATTGCATTGTATGAAACTACAAATCAGTTAAGAAGCCCATCCTAA